A genome region from Hymenobacter tibetensis includes the following:
- a CDS encoding formyltransferase family protein, with protein sequence MSDIAPQEPVRVGFLVSGNGGSLKFVHHVLAYLKLPFVVTAVLADRACGALEYARAVGLPCQLLDYTRKDAGALQQALQEASPDVVVTNIHKIIDAETLRLLPGRFINLHYSLLPAFKGLIGMQTIDKARELNVTVVGATCHEVDEQVDNGRCLAQFAVGVDWSRDTLPEVYELVFRGACLALLQGLLQHRHTTSKHTQHVVNLLDRPSIFAPALSFPAEALDEAFWQYLKKH encoded by the coding sequence ATGAGCGACATAGCGCCGCAAGAACCCGTACGCGTTGGCTTTCTGGTATCTGGCAACGGAGGGTCCCTCAAGTTTGTACACCACGTGCTAGCTTATCTGAAGCTGCCTTTTGTGGTGACAGCTGTGTTGGCAGATCGGGCCTGTGGAGCCCTGGAATATGCCCGTGCTGTTGGCTTGCCTTGCCAGCTGTTGGACTATACCCGCAAGGATGCAGGTGCCTTGCAACAAGCTTTACAGGAGGCATCCCCCGACGTCGTGGTTACCAATATTCATAAAATCATTGACGCCGAGACGCTGCGCTTGCTACCTGGCCGGTTTATCAATTTGCACTACTCTTTGCTGCCAGCTTTCAAGGGGCTCATTGGAATGCAAACCATTGATAAGGCCCGGGAGCTAAACGTTACGGTGGTAGGAGCTACTTGCCATGAGGTAGACGAACAAGTGGACAACGGACGGTGCTTAGCTCAATTTGCCGTTGGTGTGGACTGGAGCCGGGATACACTGCCTGAGGTATACGAACTCGTTTTTCGGGGAGCATGCTTGGCACTGCTACAAGGCTTGTTGCAACACCGCCATACCACTTCAAAGCACACACAACACGTAGTGAACCTGCTAGACCGCCCATCAATTTTTGCGCCTGCCTTAAGTTTTCCAGCTGAAGCATTGGACGAGGCGTTCTGGCAGTATTTGAAAAAACACTAA
- a CDS encoding glycosyltransferase family 2 protein, whose amino-acid sequence MTTPTVTPVVEYSVVVPVFQGQDTLRLLVDELQKFFVGAGYTYELIFVHDGGQAAAWNRIVQLRQELGPGTVKAIRLSRNFGQHNALLCGFSYASGRFIITLDEDLQHAPADISLLIQRQAEGDFDVVYGCYSEPQHAGWRNVTSGLLRRMLRLGIPDLHPDYSAFRLLKTTVARHCLGMQNSYTFLDGYLTWVTSSISSVPVTHHPRVIGSSSYTVGRLVRHSVNIFITFSDVPVRLLTYTSLVLFSCTTGYSLYILLRKLIYNDLLPGFASLIIAIGFGTGLLLLGMGILGEYIHRINQKITKRPDFVVRETYTD is encoded by the coding sequence ATGACTACGCCAACTGTAACTCCAGTGGTAGAGTACTCCGTAGTGGTGCCGGTGTTCCAGGGACAGGATACGCTACGCCTGCTAGTTGATGAGTTGCAGAAGTTCTTTGTTGGGGCTGGCTACACCTACGAACTGATATTCGTGCATGATGGGGGCCAGGCAGCAGCCTGGAACCGTATAGTGCAACTACGACAAGAGCTAGGACCCGGCACGGTAAAGGCTATCCGGTTGTCGCGCAATTTTGGTCAGCATAATGCGCTGTTATGTGGCTTCAGCTATGCGAGTGGGCGCTTCATCATTACGCTAGACGAAGATCTGCAACACGCTCCGGCAGACATTTCCTTGCTTATTCAGCGTCAAGCTGAGGGTGACTTTGATGTCGTGTATGGCTGCTACTCGGAACCCCAACACGCTGGGTGGCGCAACGTGACATCGGGCTTGCTGCGGCGTATGCTACGCTTAGGCATTCCAGACTTGCATCCTGACTATTCCGCGTTTAGACTCTTGAAAACGACCGTGGCGCGGCACTGTTTGGGCATGCAAAACTCATATACATTTCTGGATGGCTACCTCACGTGGGTAACAAGCAGCATCAGCAGTGTGCCAGTAACCCACCACCCCCGGGTTATTGGCAGCAGCAGCTATACCGTAGGCCGGCTGGTGCGGCATTCGGTGAATATTTTCATCACGTTCTCTGATGTGCCTGTGCGGCTGCTAACCTACACGTCGTTGGTCTTATTCAGTTGCACTACGGGCTACTCTCTGTATATTCTGCTCCGCAAGCTGATCTACAACGACCTGTTGCCTGGTTTTGCCTCGCTCATCATTGCCATCGGGTTTGGGACGGGGTTGCTACTGCTGGGCATGGGAATTCTAGGAGAATACATCCACCGCATCAACCAGAAAATCACCAAGCGGCCTGACTTTGTGGTGCGGGAAACATATACCGACTGA
- a CDS encoding WbqC family protein: MPDFNKKVAILQSNYIPWRGYFDLIASVDEFIVYDDMQYTKNDWRNRNRIRTAHGTHWLTIPVRRTTLQQRIRDTKVMDQRWATQHWRTLSQAYARAAHFQFGCELLADLYTAATALERLSEINLLFLTAICKALGIQTRLTPCSAYDYDPVADRTTRLMQLLHAAGGTSYLSGPAAKQYVNQEQMLAAGITVHWMDYNGYLPYNQVHGGPFEPAVSIVDVIFNAGPTASQYIRASSNYAAGT, encoded by the coding sequence GTGCCTGATTTCAACAAGAAAGTTGCCATTCTGCAGTCCAATTACATTCCTTGGCGGGGCTACTTCGACTTGATTGCCAGCGTAGACGAATTTATTGTCTACGATGATATGCAATACACCAAAAACGACTGGCGCAACCGCAACCGCATTCGTACAGCGCACGGCACGCACTGGTTGACTATACCAGTACGCCGTACCACCCTACAGCAGCGTATTCGCGACACCAAAGTAATGGACCAGCGCTGGGCTACACAGCATTGGCGCACACTCAGCCAAGCCTACGCCCGCGCGGCACACTTTCAGTTCGGGTGCGAACTATTAGCTGATTTATACACCGCAGCCACTGCACTAGAGCGTTTAAGCGAAATCAACCTGCTATTCCTGACTGCTATTTGCAAGGCGTTGGGAATTCAAACGCGCCTTACCCCTTGCTCTGCCTACGACTACGACCCGGTGGCCGACCGTACAACGCGCTTGATGCAATTACTACACGCCGCAGGCGGCACTAGCTACCTTTCCGGACCAGCAGCAAAGCAGTATGTAAACCAAGAGCAGATGCTAGCCGCTGGTATAACGGTGCACTGGATGGATTACAACGGATATTTGCCTTACAACCAAGTACACGGTGGCCCCTTTGAGCCCGCTGTATCTATTGTAGATGTAATATTCAACGCGGGCCCGACTGCTTCGCAGTATATACGTGCCAGTAGTAATTACGCCGCCGGAACATGA
- a CDS encoding glycosyltransferase family 4 protein, translating into MRILFVVPYPTGKAPSQRFRFEQYLDLLTRAGHSYRLAPFLSDATWAILYKPGQAGAKALGILGGFLRRIALLFSAPAYDYVFVHREASPIGPPIFEWLLAKVLGKKVIYDFDDAIWIPNTSEANKIVAGVKWHHKVASICRWSYKISCGNTYLRDYAGQYNAAAVVNPTTIDTVHLHNRIRDQRAPGRLVIGWTGTHSTLKYLEQIVPVIAELETRYDFEFRVISNQPPALPLKSLRFQPWRKETEIEDLVGLHVGLMPLEDDPWAKGKCAFKALQYMALGIPALVSPVGMNTEVVQSGVNGYVCNSAEEWRNAIESLLLDPQMRIQLGEAARATVVQRYSVQSNEDNFLRLFS; encoded by the coding sequence ATGCGCATACTTTTCGTCGTTCCGTACCCAACTGGCAAAGCACCCTCGCAGCGGTTTCGGTTCGAACAGTACTTGGACCTTCTAACGCGGGCTGGACATTCATATCGGCTGGCTCCTTTTCTCTCCGATGCCACTTGGGCCATCCTGTACAAACCAGGGCAAGCAGGTGCAAAGGCGCTTGGTATTCTGGGCGGCTTTTTGCGCCGGATAGCATTGCTATTTTCAGCGCCTGCCTACGATTATGTGTTCGTGCATCGCGAAGCCTCTCCCATTGGCCCACCTATTTTCGAATGGCTACTGGCCAAGGTATTAGGCAAAAAAGTCATTTATGATTTCGATGACGCTATCTGGATTCCCAATACTTCGGAGGCCAATAAGATAGTGGCTGGTGTGAAATGGCACCACAAAGTGGCGAGCATCTGCCGGTGGTCGTACAAAATCAGTTGCGGCAACACCTACCTGCGTGATTATGCCGGGCAGTACAATGCTGCCGCTGTAGTGAACCCAACCACCATCGACACGGTGCATTTACACAACCGTATCCGTGACCAGCGTGCTCCGGGCCGGTTAGTTATTGGTTGGACCGGAACGCATTCCACACTCAAGTACCTAGAGCAAATAGTGCCGGTAATAGCCGAACTAGAAACTCGCTATGATTTCGAATTTCGGGTTATTTCCAACCAACCTCCTGCGCTGCCGCTTAAGTCACTGCGGTTTCAGCCGTGGCGTAAGGAAACGGAAATCGAGGACTTGGTAGGCTTGCATGTAGGCCTAATGCCGCTCGAAGATGATCCTTGGGCGAAAGGAAAGTGTGCGTTCAAAGCATTGCAATACATGGCCCTCGGCATTCCAGCCCTAGTATCACCGGTGGGAATGAACACAGAGGTAGTACAATCTGGTGTGAACGGGTACGTGTGCAACAGTGCAGAAGAATGGCGCAACGCCATTGAATCGCTGTTGCTTGATCCCCAAATGCGTATTCAGCTAGGTGAGGCAGCGCGAGCTACCGTCGTGCAACGCTATTCTGTGCAATCCAATGAAGACAACTTTCTGCGGTTGTTCTCCTGA
- a CDS encoding glycosyltransferase, producing MNLLFLSYWGLEDPLTISTVFPHLRLLQQLPEVKHILLVTIERGASATKELQFAPGFAVDKITFSPLRSRQNQPLLLNKIDDFVRFPNELIQLVQRHAIEVIIGRGAPAGALAYLVWKKTRTPFLVESFEPHADYMLESGVWKGYDPRYLFQRYWEKKQKQLAVGLMPVAENYRRKLIQEGIPAGNIVTVPCSVNVTDFSYDSASGQRVRARLGIAADAPVGIYVGKFGDIYYDAEAFDLFRDAAAFFGPQFRLLVLTPNPEAEVRAKLTKVGFTAEQVFVTKAPHAEVPNYLSAADFAFATIKPAECRRFCSPIKVGEYWAAGLPVLLTEGVGDDSDIIKQEGGGATFNLDNPATVPAALERIGALLQQPDYREAIRALAIRHRTVARAAEAYQQLLLPLAAQHA from the coding sequence ATGAATCTGCTTTTTCTAAGTTACTGGGGTCTGGAAGATCCACTTACTATTTCCACGGTGTTTCCTCATCTGCGGCTGCTTCAGCAGTTGCCAGAAGTGAAGCACATTCTGTTAGTTACCATTGAACGAGGGGCCTCGGCAACCAAGGAGTTGCAGTTTGCACCTGGGTTTGCCGTAGACAAGATTACGTTTTCGCCGTTGCGTAGCCGGCAAAACCAGCCGTTGCTACTCAACAAGATTGATGACTTTGTACGCTTTCCCAATGAATTGATACAATTGGTGCAGCGTCATGCTATTGAAGTGATAATCGGGCGGGGCGCCCCAGCAGGGGCCTTGGCGTACTTGGTCTGGAAGAAGACCCGCACACCGTTCCTAGTGGAATCGTTCGAGCCCCATGCCGATTATATGCTCGAGTCAGGAGTGTGGAAAGGATATGATCCCCGATATCTTTTTCAACGGTATTGGGAAAAGAAGCAAAAGCAGCTTGCTGTTGGCCTGATGCCTGTTGCGGAAAATTACCGCCGTAAGCTTATTCAGGAAGGTATTCCAGCCGGCAATATTGTTACGGTTCCTTGCTCGGTGAACGTAACAGATTTCAGTTATGATTCAGCCAGCGGCCAACGCGTACGTGCCCGTTTGGGTATTGCGGCCGATGCGCCTGTTGGTATCTATGTAGGCAAGTTTGGCGACATCTACTACGATGCCGAAGCTTTTGATTTGTTCCGGGACGCGGCGGCCTTCTTCGGACCACAGTTCCGTTTGCTGGTGCTCACACCTAACCCCGAAGCCGAGGTGCGAGCTAAGTTAACTAAGGTAGGATTCACTGCCGAACAGGTGTTTGTAACCAAAGCGCCGCATGCCGAGGTGCCAAATTATTTATCGGCGGCAGATTTTGCCTTTGCCACTATTAAACCTGCTGAGTGCCGCCGCTTCTGCTCGCCCATTAAAGTAGGAGAGTATTGGGCGGCGGGGTTGCCTGTGCTTCTCACAGAAGGCGTCGGCGACGACAGTGACATTATCAAGCAGGAGGGAGGCGGTGCCACGTTCAATCTAGATAATCCTGCCACTGTACCTGCGGCGCTAGAGCGCATTGGAGCGTTGTTGCAACAGCCCGACTACCGTGAAGCTATCCGGGCGCTGGCAATCCGCCACCGTACGGTGGCGCGCGCCGCGGAAGCTTATCAACAACTATTATTGCCTTTGGCTGCGCAACATGCGTAA
- the rffA gene encoding dTDP-4-amino-4,6-dideoxygalactose transaminase, with protein MLIPFNKPYFVGTETRYIEEAVRSGKLSGDGMFTRRCEEWVQAKLEVPRALLTTSGTDALELAALLLDIEPGDEVLLPSFTFSSTATAFALRGARLVFVDSSASSPAFDATQLASLVTARTRAIAPVHYGGVACDMATVLEVAKRYHLTVVEDAAQALGGSFNGQPLGTLGALGAFSFHETKNVTAGGEGGMLVISDPTLIKRAEILREKGTNRAAFFRGEVAKYNWVDVGSSFLPAEINAAFLWAQLEQLDVIQQRRQAIWTRYFEELQPLLALGISLPDIPSYTTQNGHLFYVVCRNSNEQTALIAYLKSESITAIFHYQPLHSSPYYASRHDGRELTWATHYANCLVRLPLYTELEVSQQQRIIRAVLRFYQRL; from the coding sequence ATGCTTATTCCATTCAACAAGCCCTATTTCGTCGGTACCGAAACGCGTTATATTGAGGAGGCAGTGCGTTCCGGCAAACTGTCCGGTGATGGTATGTTCACGCGGCGTTGTGAAGAATGGGTACAAGCTAAGCTTGAAGTGCCGCGGGCTTTACTTACTACTTCAGGTACCGATGCGCTGGAACTAGCGGCCCTGCTACTTGATATTGAGCCTGGCGACGAAGTATTGCTACCTAGTTTCACATTTTCCTCTACTGCTACTGCTTTTGCCTTACGCGGGGCGCGGCTGGTGTTTGTAGATAGCAGCGCCTCCAGCCCCGCTTTCGACGCTACCCAACTAGCCTCTTTGGTTACTGCCCGCACTCGCGCTATTGCGCCTGTGCACTACGGCGGCGTAGCCTGCGACATGGCTACCGTACTCGAAGTAGCCAAGCGCTACCATTTGACTGTGGTGGAGGATGCAGCACAGGCGCTTGGTGGCAGCTTCAACGGACAGCCTCTGGGTACACTAGGAGCACTAGGCGCTTTCTCCTTCCACGAGACCAAGAATGTAACGGCAGGAGGGGAAGGGGGCATGCTAGTGATAAGCGACCCAACACTGATAAAGCGAGCCGAAATCCTGCGCGAGAAGGGTACCAATCGGGCCGCTTTCTTTCGAGGCGAGGTAGCAAAGTATAATTGGGTGGATGTCGGCTCTTCATTCTTGCCTGCCGAAATAAATGCCGCTTTTCTGTGGGCCCAATTAGAGCAATTGGATGTTATCCAACAACGCCGCCAAGCCATTTGGACTCGTTACTTCGAGGAACTGCAACCGTTGCTAGCACTTGGGATAAGCTTGCCCGATATTCCTTCCTACACCACTCAAAATGGTCATCTGTTTTATGTGGTGTGTCGCAATTCAAATGAGCAAACCGCTCTAATTGCTTATCTAAAGTCTGAAAGCATTACGGCTATATTTCATTATCAGCCTTTGCATAGTAGTCCGTACTACGCCTCCCGCCACGACGGGCGCGAACTGACTTGGGCAACTCACTACGCCAATTGTTTGGTTCGCCTACCTTTGTATACCGAATTGGAGGTGAGCCAGCAGCAACGCATTATTCGGGCGGTGCTGCGTTTCTACCAACGGTTATAA